The following proteins are co-located in the Pseudochaenichthys georgianus unplaced genomic scaffold, fPseGeo1.2 scaffold_740_arrow_ctg1, whole genome shotgun sequence genome:
- the heatr4 gene encoding HEAT repeat-containing protein 4 → MDSCRGSIQLKRSHRLFQKLITEAATGLSFSPDTLEDLTPGKTSYNQADFQQLFKPSGVLKPRKPKERTLCRPAPRPPGRFTGVLPLEKSEDQALPRQQTVYIAQGSQSRTRPTAAKKDKPAHMATRRNQEQNFLNQMVKYQKNLQGLSGSEKMATHPSKSLKTDLSVPEDSTAASRPPTDAAGAVGWLAAQCSAHGGDQHHRVIQRLIAQLCEADQQEDPQEDPDPPLDAQLVVPLLSFLSSQTTLVRSLLAEQLNSSEWRTRLVSCNTLRCLKGPINKDVVHKLLHLMLNDHSNPVRRAAAETLMKLGRIQQVHTELRLKLQEGRGLRGRMEALDVICHLKIKTETLQEPVIGCLSDEFTALRKQACVTAASMQLRGERVVSCLLQLVEHDAAPDVRLSAIRAVGALGLSSPDLQEALMHCVETEREAELRAEACRMLQSSGVSSDRLQGFLLQRVHLECNPLVQRTMKEVLQLCDGSRQEYEHSQYISLQVKRLCDWRVITEKLELLEKLTAEGESLKPRMLVRLLSQRYAIQHNKAD, encoded by the exons ATGGATTCCTGTCGTGGCTCCATCCAGCTGAAGAGATCTCATCGTCTCTTCCAGAAACTGATCACTGAAGCTGCCACTGGCCTCAGTTTCTCCCCGGACACACTGGAAGACCTAACACCAGGCAAAACCTCCTACAACCAGGCCGACTTCCAGCAGCTATTCAAGCCCAGTGGAGTCCTGAAACCGAGGAAACCAAAAGAGAGGACTCTGTGTCGACCGGCTCCGAGGCCTCCAGGGAGATTCACAGGTGTACTTCCTTTAGAGAAGTCTGAGGATCAGGCACTTCCTCGGCAGCAGACGGTATATATTGCGCAGGGGTCCCAGAGTAGAACCAGGCCGACAGCAGCTAAAAAGGACAAACCTGCTCACATGGCGACGCGTAGAAACCAGGAGCAGAACTTCTTGAATCAGATGGTGAAATACCAAAAGAACCTGCAGGGGCTGAGTGGCTCAGAGAAGATGGCCACACACCCCAGCA AGAGCCTGAAAACAGACCTGAGTGTCCCAGAGGACTCCACGGCTGCCAGCAGACCACCAACAG ATGCTGCAGGTGCTGTCGGCTGGCTGGCTGCGCAGTGTTCAGCTCACGGTGGAGATCAACATCACAGAGTCATCCAGAGACTGATAGCACAGCTCTGTGAGGCCGATCAGCAGGAGGATCCGCAGGAGGATCCGGATCCACCCCTCGATGCCCAGCTGGTGGTTCCTCTGCTCAGCTTCCTCAGCAGCCAGACG ACTCTTGTCCGCTCACTGTTGGCGGAGCAGCTGAACAGCTCTGAGTGGAGAACCAGACTGGTGTCCTGCAACACTCTGCGCTGCCTCAAAGGGCCCATTAATAAG GACGTGGTGCACAAGCTGCTGCACCTGATGCTGAACGACCACAGCAACCCTGTCCGCCGCGCTGCCGCAGAGACGCTGATGAAGCTGGGGAGGATTCAGCAGGTTCACACTGAGCTACG GTTGAAGCTGCAGGAGGGGCGGGGTCTCCGGGGCCGGATGGAGGCTCTGGATGTGATCTGCCACCTGAAGATAAAGACAGAGACGCTGCAGGAGCCTGTGATTGGCTGCCTGAGTGATGAGTTCACTGCCCTCAGGAAACAAGCCTGTGTGACGGCTGCATCTATGCAGCTGAGGGGGGAGAGG GTGGTGAGTTGTCTGCTGCAGCTGGTGGAACACGACGCGGCTCCAGATGTTCGACTGTCGGCCATCAGAG cggTGGGTGCGTTGGGTTTATCCTCCCCAGACTTGCAGGAGGCTCTGATGCACTGCGTGGAGACTGAGAGGGAGGCCGAGCTGCGGGCGGAGGCCTGCAGGATGCTGCAGAGCTCTGGGGTTTCCTCAGACCGGCTGCAGGGCTTCCTGCTGCAGCGCGTCCACTTGGAGTGCAATCCACTGGTTCAGAG GACGATGAAGGAAGTGCTGCAGCTCTGTGACGGCAGCCGGCAGGAGTACGAACATTCACAATACATCAGCCTGCAG GTGAAGCGACTGTGTGACTGGAGAGTGATCACAGAGAAGCTGGAgctgctggagaagctgacggCGGAAGGAGAAAGCCTCAAACCCCGCATGTTAGTCCGGCTGCTGAGTCAGCGATACGCCATCCAGCACAACAAGGCAGATTAG